Below is a genomic region from Molothrus aeneus isolate 106 chromosome 5, BPBGC_Maene_1.0, whole genome shotgun sequence.
TAGCTTGTTAGTAGAATGCTGTAGAACTCACCACTTGTAATAGacataagaaataataaacacttgagtcaGGACACAAAACACTGTCTTGAGTGCTTCAGTCCCCACCttgacagaggcagaaaagaagcCAAGCACCAGCAGATCTGCTCTTCTTACAACATCCTGtgtcctgcttttcccaggtCCGGGGACAAGGAAAAATGGATACGATGGAAATAAAGACAAATTTACCGCTTCGGTGCTGGCTGCACTTGTCTCCGCTAAAGCTGCATCTCACTGTGCAGAGCTACAGACAAGGGTGTTGTCGGTGGCCAGAGATTTTGTGGATTTGATCTTGCATCAGACTGTGGGTTctcacatggaaaagaaaaggagccTGGAAAGCAGCCAGAGAATCAAATCCCAGGCAAACAGAAGTAATGGTGTTCAGGGAAAGCTGTGCCAGAGAAGTCCAATCCATCCCCACACTGAAAGCTCCAGGGGATTAGCAAACAGTCATCTCAGATTTGGGGCGCACAACCCTGTTGGCCACAGTTttctcacagagctgctgtagaaagcaggaggaagaaggagtgAGAGAAACaccaaactgcagaaaaaatcCTCATAGATTGGGACTGGTTTTTTCctagaacagaaaataaacactcTCCTGTAGGAGCAACAGGGATAGGACAGTCGGGACAGACGGAGACAAGtgatctctgaagccagggcTTGGAAattggggtttattgcacagggcctgggtgcaggggcctgctgggagctgccaggcacagctcagagcaggactgagagaggAGCcccaaagagagagagagagagcaagaggaaaagagaggcTAAAAGAGAACgaagttcccattacaatacaataaatcttcttctgtgctgaatattctatttttcactgaccaatctagtacaagatacaaatcctgtagaatttacatacagcctataacaaccattacattaccatactgtgttacattttaaaccctaaaaactcctctttgggccccttctgccaagctgtagggtctgctctgacccttggagctgtctgcaagcagagggtgttgtttcatcaaaaggggatcaccttcagctggccatgccatcgttttccagttgttcagtaactgagggatctcaaagctcgctttcatttcaatcttgcttatagttccatattctcaaaatcttttgccaggcaatcatatttataaggctttcctgtttcatcttccccaacactcTCTCACCTCATGGCCCAGACAGGCCAAGCATGGGCTGGATCTGGACACTGACCAAATGTAACTTTGAGCTTGATGTGATGCCACAGACCAGGAAAACTCCACGACAGACCAGACTCCTGTCTACACAGCCAAGCCACCCACCTGGGCTCCTCCTCACCTGCGTCCAGACAGCCACATCTCTGTGATACCCTGCCCAAAGCCCTGGCAGGCTCCAGGAAGAACCAGTTGTCATCTCTCCATCAGATCCCGATCCCAATTATCAACATGTCCAGGACCTGATTGGCCCCTCCATTCACACATGACTATTGAGTACTTGTATTAGCCAGATTTCCTCATTAATGCTCCCCTGCCTTCTAAAACATTCCAGGTAAACAAAAGACAGTTCTGTATCTCCCATAGCACCTGGAGAAAGTTAAAAGCCATCAGTTATGCAAAgcagctactgctgctgctggagctgaatatttaaatttaacatGGGGCTATGTTGATCCTTTCCAGAGAACAGATGTTTTATGGAAACACTTTAGAAATCCATCCCTCCCCTGAGTACAGGAGAGTTCTGGAAGCAATGGGAGGGATGAGTTTTGGTGACAGCACTGTTGGAGTGTCTGTGcagtcctggagcagctcctgcatgcagcagcagccatggtTCAGCatttcccaatcccatccctggGTACCTGCACAGGGACAACAGGCAGGCGAAGTTTAAACATTGGACAGAaggaaaacaccagaaaaactATAGATGTGAGATTGTGGCAGCACCATCCATCACAAAATTAAGCTGAACCAGAAttcaggttattgtttttattattttgtgacaCAAAGTTTGGAGGTCAGATAAAGCAACTGAAAATCTTTGTGACAGAGAATAATGAGCCTGAGGCAAGGCCCAGGTCTCTGGTTTCAGCTTGGTCTGTATCCACAGATcagggatgggaaaggggcagcaaggagagaaaaattaGATAAATTGTGTTAAATGAAACCCTTTGGAAGTTAAACATCAGAGGTGACTCAGCATAGGACCAAGAGGCACCAGAATGACTCAAACAAGTAATGTATGAGGTATGCAATGCTGTAGTAACTGCTCCTACCTACTGTGGGATATacctgctgtggctggagcagagcaagaATTTGGGCAGGAGGTACAATCAGGATTGCAAATTGTCCTGGAAtcttaacattttattttttgttgcaaAAACAGATGCTTTCAAAATGCTTCCTGTCACCCAAATATTTCCCAGAGCCTGTCAAAGCACTGGCCAATTActtactgttttctctttttgttttacttcagCAGTTCCAGGCGTGTGTCCTGTGCACAGACATTTCAAGGTGGTAGCTCTGTGCCGCCTGGGCCCTTCTCGCTCCAAGTGCCTCTGGGATGTGACTGATTCCAGCAGCTGTGGATTAAGTGGCTGCCTTGAACCTTTACCAGCCCAGAACTTTTAACAGCCCGCTGTGGGCCTTGTTTGCACACCGACAAACATGCAGGTGAGCAGGTGGAGTGCTCTGGGCTTTTGTAATTGGCACTGGAGCTCCTGTTCCCAGACAGGAGGCTGTGGGGAATGGGACCAAGCAGGCAGACTGGGAGCACAGGAACCTGTCTCTCCAACTTCAGCCTCCTGGTAAAAGTGCACTAATTGGCCTCAGAGCTGGTGCCCACACCTGGATGAGGAACCTGGGGCTagccctgtgcagctggggacagagcagtggGAAGAAGGGGACAGGCAGCAGGTGCCACCACGGCCCAGAAGGACCAGAGCAACCAAAAGTGCTGATCAGTGATGACAGAAGAGACTTTCCTTGGTGCTTTCAGAGCACAAGTCGGCCAGGAAGAGCCAgtggccccagggctgctgctgtgaccacaCTTTGCATGTCCAGGCCCCTGCAGGTGTTGGACCTCCCCTGGGTAAGAGGCACTCACTTCGTGTTTGTGAGTGCAGTTTTGGGCTCCTGCAAACATCAGCACTCTGCAAACACCTGCAGTTCCGCTCAGCTTTGGCCAGTTTATGGTTAGACCATAAAACTGCAACCCTTCTTTCCAAGTCTTCTTAAACACAAGTGTAAATTACACTGGACAAGAGCTTGGAACAGTACAATTTTCCTCAGACAAAAATCTCCTTGTCAAGTGTTGGGAGAGGAGTCTGGCAGGAATCTACGACCTCTCCCACAAGATGTGGGGTGAGGCTGTTGTCCTGTCTTGGATAGGCCAAAGTGGAAATGCCAAATTTAGCATATTCTTATTCCTTGTCTGGTTCCAGTACCAGGTGACCCTGACAATTTagctaaaataatttgaaaaatccTGAAGGAAGTGCTTTTCCTGAGGAAATCATTGGGAGAAACCCCTGAAATATTATTATTGGAAAACCTGCTGAGAGTTTGATTCCAGCATCAGActtgtgctgggcagggactgcTGGTCCAAGCCGTGCTTTGAGCAGGCCCTTGCAGCAGAGGTGGCTCATCTGTGGCCAGGTGAGTGCTGAGAATCTCCAAGGTCAGAGTCCAGGGCCTCTCAGGGCCTTGATCCAGTGTTCCAAGGTTTTTTCCCTGAGGTCCAGTGAGGATGTCTCCTGTTCCAGCTTGTGCAAGTTGCTTCTCTGGTCACCatgcagctgtgagcagagtCTGTACCCATCACCTCTCCCAATGACATGAGGCAACTGCAGACTGTGGTCAGGGCCCCCTTTTCCTCACTCCCAAAACAGTGGGACATGAGAAAATCCTACAGAAGAGTGTCCATGGAGAGCACTTTAAAAAGTGGTGCTAGAATCACAGACTCTCAGATTGATTTGGGTTgagagggaccttaaagctcatccagttccaccccctggctggggcagggacatcttccactagaccaggtcaCTTCAAGCCATGTTcagcctggtcttggacacttcagggatgtGGAAGCTgaactggagaagaaaaggggaaCACAAAAGCACAAGCTCTATGTTGTATGAAATCTGCTGGAACTGCTGTCTGGGTGACTCCTGCAGGACAGGACAGTTTTAGTGCCCTCATAACTGCATCTGACACAACCACAACCACTGAGGGGAAAAACTTGAGCATGAAGCTCTTGCAGCCTCAGGGAGAATCGTGGCCATCAACAACCCCCTGAGCTCCCGAGCCAGGTGTGGCTGCAGGGATCCTGGGCAGaggctgccggggcagcagcagcagggtgagcagggatgAGGGCAGGAGGGCTCTCAGAGGGAtgtgtcagagcagcagcagtgtcaggGAAAGCACCTGCCAGGCCACCGGGTTCAGAGGGTGTGAAGAGGTCATGCTCTATCTAGAGGGCAGGGACAAGTGGAATGTCACCAGGATCCCTCTTCGCACATGCCCTGTGGAACATCCTACTCAGTTGTAGGAAAGAGGTGACAGAGTGCTCTCCTGTCAGGGTTGTGGGTGACACAAGTCAGGGGGACCAGtgctccagggcagggccagaAGGACTTGGACAGGCTGGGAAATGGAGCTAGAAGGAGCTGGTAAaattcaacaaagacaaatgccAGGTCCTACATCCAGCActccctgaaaaaaaaccacaccaccCTCTCAGGAGATGGTGAGGACCCCCCaaacaggctggggatgaagcCCCACCatgagagcaggggctggaagtgctgagTGGACTCTGCCCACAGGAGGaatggctttggggacaccaAGGAGCCATTTGTCTGCCAGTCCCTATGGGGAGGTTATCCCAAAACTGGTGCCACACTCACTGCAGGGGCAcatggagggaggaggaggggcgGCAGGCAAAATCCAGACAAAATCCACCACTTTCTTGTCCCCATCCTCAAGGGAAGCATTTGTGCCCATGTGGAGACCAGAACCAGCTGAGATACAAGCAATGGTGATTTCTGCTGGAGAAAGAATTCTTGAGCAGGAAGGTGCATCCCTCAAAACAGCCAAGGAAACAGGAGTGGGAGAAGCTATTGGTGCTACAACAGTGCCCTTGGCTTTGGGAGATATGACACATGCTTGGAGAAGATAAGTTAGGAGTCTGATTTTCAGAAGTGACAAGTATTTATAGGCTCTGGGCCCAATTCTGAAGGCTGCACCTCCAATTTGAGgtatttggtttaaaaaaaaatctcccttaACATTTCACAAGTTCACAGAGATTTGATTTACTGCTGGACACCACTGGCCAGGTTTGATATCCATCAGGAGACCAGAGGGGCACGCAAACATGATATTTATTATCCTAAAGGCTGTTCTGAAGACGTGGACTACCAGAACTGAAGTTTCTGGCATCCAGGGAGATTTcagtatattttaatatttgtgccAAGTATTAGTGGTCTCAGAAAAGTCCCTTTTCAAATATCAAAGTGGGAGGGGGTTTCTGCAAGTGCTGCCAGGATGTACCTTCCCTAAAACCTTGGGAAAGTGACCAGGCTGTATTGGAAAGCCATGGCACCAAGTTTCTGTGTGAAACAAGGAAATGCTCGTCACTGCCACAAGCAAAAGGTGTAATTTTGTAAACTCAAAGCAAATGAGTGAAAAAGTCCCATTACCGtggcccctctgccctgccagctcagctgccctggctgagAGCTGCTCGAGAAAGGCAGAGCCCAGAGTCACTGTTCCATGTACACACAGGACACAGATCTAcagctacacacacacacacacacacacggggccatagccacagctgctctttttTTACACTTGCTGCTTATCTTTTTCAGCCCCAGACACTCTCTGACCTGCATTTCCCCTCACTGAGGCTGCCACTCCCTTGGTATCTATGCTGGATTTCCACACAGGGTGTTCATCCCCATCTGGGGCTGTAGCCTACACTTTCCCTACTTCCCAGAAGATGTTACTGTTCATCCTCTCATCTCTTGACATTCCAGACCCAGAGTTTATGCTTGGACCATCTCCTACTGCCCCACCATCGGGAGCAGAAGCTGCAAGGACACCATAGtgcttccctgctgcagaaacATCCCAGAGCTCTCTTGACCTCCAGATtcactccctgcagcagccctcgTTTCCTGGGGGTCCCACTTTACATTTCCCTGGCAATACATGGTGAACTCCAGCTGAAATCACTCCTTTTTCAGGAATAGCTCCAGGCTCTGAGCAGACAGTGCTCACTCAGCCATCTCACTGAGCTGGAGCCATTTCACTGCTGAGCCCTTCAGACACACTGGGCACTGCTTGGTGCCTTCTGTGTTCAGCCAGTGCCACTGCTAGGactctgtccctcctgtccaAGTCCTCTCCTGGCCTCTGGACCACATCACCTCCCCCAGAGAGCTGTGCCTTGGGCTGGGTGGGCACGGTTAGCACAGGTAGTGAGAGCACAGGGAGCGTGGGTGTTGTGCAGtcacctctgctgccagcttggCCAAAGGCCAGCCCCCAtcactgctcctctctgctgacagAGTGGCGGGTGCAGGCACCTCACAGTCCTGCAACAGGTAAGATGGGGCTGTAGGAAGGACTGGgcacccaggagctgcagctcccagctcctccagcagcctcccCCCGTGCCCAGGTGCTGAAGAGCTGCAAGGCTGGAGCAAGAGTCCAGCACTGCTCGgcacctggcacagcccagggcaagGCTGGAGTCAGCATGGGCGCTGTGTCCCGTGGGCTCAGATCccactgctgcaggctgctgggtgctgctcctcgctcctgtccctgagcaggagCCACCTCTGGAAGcctctccccagggtccccTCAGGGTTAAAAGCTTCTGCTGCGCTTACAGCACtgaggacacacacacaggcttcTCCTCATGCAGGAAAGACAAACCAGCAGCACCCGGGCCATGGCTGCCACATGGAACATAGgacagcacctggggacagcttcCTAAGGACTAGGTGCCATCCAGTCTCTGCTCTTGGCTGTGGAGGTGAGGAGGGGTGAGAGGGCAGGGCTTCACCAGGACATGCACTGCTGGGGGGAACCTGGTGCTGGcccccagggctctgggtggTCTAggcaggctgtggctgctgctctgcctccaaTAGAGGCATCCAGTCCTTTCCAAGAGAAATGAATCCTGTGTTGTTATCTGCTCCCTCAGTTCTGCTGTGCCCTTGCACTGGGCCATGGCTGTGCCCAAGGCTCAGGACCCCACCTCCCAGGGCTGAGTGCTCcaggctgcctgctctgctcatcTGAGTGAGGACAGATGTAGTGGCTTGGTGAGGAGAACCACATCCTCCTGCAGAGGTGTAGTGGCTTGGTGAGGAGAACCATatcctcctgcagagcagcttccctgCGTGGGTACGGAGCACAGAtgtgctcctgcaccagcagaGCTGGTTCTCTGGCTGGCTCACATGGCACTGTCACAAAGGTCTCTCCCATCTCTGGAGGGAAGGACAGGAACCTGCCTGGCACTGGTGGCATCCGtgttccctctctgctccccatccAGCCTTTCTGGCCTTGTCTTTTTTTGGTCTTTGCTCACTGCATTTGCCCACTGAAGGACCTTGGCCCCATCCATGGACtccatggcaggggcagggtgggcagcagcagccctggctgaagtTCTGAACCAGAAATGCTTCCTCAGGCCTCCTCCATCTCTTGGACATGGTGATCACAGCTCCATGTGATAGTGAGCAAACTCCTTGTGTCAGGGTGAAAATTGAAATAGCATGATGGAAAAAAGGTGGGGAGTTCCAGGCCAGGAGATCCCTGCTGGCTTAAATTTTCCTGTGGCTCAACATACTCCATGTGATGAGTTGCTCTTTGTTGGAACCTGTACTTTTGTAAGTGGAACCCCTGCTTTGTGAGAGCTGGTTATTACAGAGCAGGAAAcaggataaagaaaaaataatttaactggTGCAGGGTGATGCCATAtccctggcccagggctggggaagagCAAGCTCAGTGACAGCATCTAGAGAATGCTGTAACCTGACCAGGGGCAGGGAAACATCTACTCAGAATAAATACATCCAGGAGGGGGAGAGACACCTGCTTGGAATCGTCATCAGGACGAGGGGCTGGGTAGGCAAAGAACTCCAAGAGGTGTGGGTGGATGCCCCCCGCTCTTGGGTTTTTCTGTGTGCTTCTTCTGCAGTCAGGTACCCGACCCGGGACGGCAGCTCTTTGGACTCCAAAATCCCAGCGTCTGTGCAATCTGAACTCAGGAAACTTTCACCCACCAGGGACATGGGATCAGAGCTGTACCATTAGGGACCCCCTTGCCTCACGGGGGGCTGTGCTCTAGTCCCTGGCTCACAGTCGGGGAGAGAGCCTCCTCAGGGCTCCCTTCTGCCCAAAGCCTGACCCAGCTTGCCCCCATGGCAGGTACGAACCAGACACAGGTGACGgagtttgtgctcctgggctttTCCCACGGCCGGCCCTTCCTCTTTGCTCTTTTCCTGGCCATTTACCTGGCCACGCTGCTGGGCAACTCTGCAATACTCTCCCTCGTCTCCCTGGATCCCCACCTCCACAGCCCCATGTACTTCTTCCTTGGTCACCTGTCCTGCCTGGACCTTTGCTACTCCTCAGTGACGGTGCCCAAGATCCTGGCGAACACTTTGCGCCCGCGGGCCACCATCTCCTACGGGGGGTGCCTGGTGCAGATGTTCCTGCTGATGTGGTGCGCGGGGGCTGAGTGCGCGCTGCTGGCCCTCATGGCCTACGACCGCTTCGCCGCCGTGCACCAGCCCCTGCGCTACTGCCAGGCCCTGCGCCGCAGCACCTGTGCCATCGCCGCCGgcggctgctggctctgggggctgctggaCTCGGCCGTGCACACGCTGCTGGCGGCCCGGCTCTCCTTCTGCGGGGCTGCCCGGCTCCAGCACATCTTCTGCGACGTGCCGCCACTGCTGGGGGCTGCCTGCAGCGACACCCGCCCCAACCAGCTGGCCCTCCACATCTCCAGCATCTTCGTGGGACTCAGTCCCTTCCTGCTCGTCGTCATCTCCTACCTTTGCATCCTGGCCACCGTCCTTGGGATGCCGCTGGCCACCAGCCGGCGCAAGGCCTTCTCCACCTGCTCCGCACACCTGATCGTGGTCACCCTGTACTTCGTGGCAGCCAACCTGAACTACAACCGGCCCAGCTCGAGCTACTCCCCGGCAGCCAACACGCTGGTCTCTGTGCTGTACTGCATCATCATCCCCATGCTGAACCCCCTCGTCTACAGCCTCCGCAACCGGGAGGTGTGGGGGGCCCTGCAGAAGGCCATGCGGCTGGGTGCCACACCAGGCTCCCCAGGCAGCAACgcctgagcagtgccagggctgccacagGCTGCCAACACTGCAATGTCCATCCGTGGGACGTCTGTGACAGCACAGCGAgcctggggctcccagcccaAGCACATGGCACACTGCCATTGCTCATTTCACCCTCAGCACATCACTGAGAGCAGAATGGCAAAATAAAGTCAGGAACAAGGCTACAGGTCCAGgattctgtctttattttccagatgccaTGTGGTGCAGCTGTGCTACTGCCAGGCAGCTCAGCAAAAGGCAAATTCATGTGGAGCCAGACGCGTGCTGGCTCTGAGCATAGCCACGAGCTCTgcctcagggctgccccagagctTGAGTCAGGCTCTGTGCAGAACAAGGGCAGTGCCTTAGACTGCAAAACCTGGCCTGGGCAAGAGGGGCTGTCCCACCATCCACTGTCCCCATGTGCCTTGGCTTCAAATCTGATGTCTGCTGGGTttccccaggctgccagggaggCTCTGCAGCACTCTGTACATAAGCACAGCGGCTTGCACAGGCCACCCACGGCCTCGGTGCTGCACACTCAGACACTAGCACTGAGCTGAGAGCTGGTGGCACTGAACTCCTCACCAGAAATGCTTTGCTTTATGGCCAGAAAaatttccctgtgcagctgttgTGTATGCTGTGGCTCTGGGTGATGGTGGCTGAGGACTGGCTGGGGGTCTGCAGCTGGGCCCAAGCTCAAATGAGTCTGTG
It encodes:
- the LOC136556833 gene encoding olfactory receptor 5V1-like; this translates as MAGTNQTQVTEFVLLGFSHGRPFLFALFLAIYLATLLGNSAILSLVSLDPHLHSPMYFFLGHLSCLDLCYSSVTVPKILANTLRPRATISYGGCLVQMFLLMWCAGAECALLALMAYDRFAAVHQPLRYCQALRRSTCAIAAGGCWLWGLLDSAVHTLLAARLSFCGAARLQHIFCDVPPLLGAACSDTRPNQLALHISSIFVGLSPFLLVVISYLCILATVLGMPLATSRRKAFSTCSAHLIVVTLYFVAANLNYNRPSSSYSPAANTLVSVLYCIIIPMLNPLVYSLRNREVWGALQKAMRLGATPGSPGSNA